From a single Sandaracinaceae bacterium genomic region:
- a CDS encoding aldo/keto reductase, translating to MKTITLNDGNAMPAFGLGTWKSKPGEVRDAVVEAVKAGYRHIDCAWIYGNESEVGDALVTLFDEGVVTREELWITSKLWNDRHRAEHVEGALRETLANLKLERLDLYLIHWPVVLKHGVVFPKEASDLRGLDEVPLSETWGAMEGLVDAGLTRSIGVSNFSVEKLRATADGARIPPAVNQVELHPYLQQDDLLAFAREAGVALTAYSPLGSMDRADSMKAEDEPVLLEDETVGAVASKHGVTPAQVLIAWALARGTAVIPKSVNPGRIRQNLAATEIALDEEDLARIAELDRHRRYVDGSFWAKEGGPYSLSSLWDE from the coding sequence ATGAAGACGATCACGCTGAACGATGGAAACGCGATGCCGGCCTTCGGGCTCGGGACCTGGAAGTCGAAGCCTGGCGAGGTGCGCGACGCGGTGGTGGAGGCGGTGAAGGCCGGCTACCGCCACATCGACTGCGCCTGGATCTACGGCAACGAGAGCGAGGTGGGCGACGCGCTCGTGACGCTCTTCGACGAGGGCGTGGTCACGCGCGAGGAGCTCTGGATCACCTCGAAGCTCTGGAACGACCGGCACCGCGCCGAGCACGTGGAGGGCGCGCTCCGCGAGACGCTCGCCAACCTGAAGCTCGAGCGCCTCGACCTCTACCTCATCCACTGGCCCGTGGTGTTGAAGCACGGCGTGGTCTTCCCGAAGGAGGCGAGCGATCTGCGCGGCCTCGACGAGGTGCCGCTCTCCGAGACGTGGGGCGCGATGGAGGGGCTCGTGGACGCGGGGCTGACGCGGTCGATCGGCGTGTCGAACTTCAGCGTGGAGAAGCTCCGCGCGACGGCCGACGGCGCGCGCATCCCGCCCGCGGTGAACCAGGTCGAGCTGCACCCCTATCTGCAGCAAGACGACCTGCTCGCCTTCGCGCGCGAGGCCGGCGTGGCGCTCACGGCCTACTCACCGCTGGGCTCGATGGATCGCGCGGACTCGATGAAGGCGGAGGACGAGCCCGTCCTGCTCGAGGACGAGACCGTCGGCGCGGTGGCCAGCAAGCACGGCGTCACCCCCGCGCAGGTGCTCATCGCCTGGGCCCTCGCGCGCGGCACCGCGGTGATCCCCAAGTCCGTCAACCCGGGTCGCATCCGGCAGAACCTCGCCGCGACCGAGATCGCCCTCGACGAGGAGGACCTCGCGCGCATCGCGGAGCTCGATCGACACCGCCGCTACGTCGACGGCTCGTTCTGGGCGAAGGAGGGCGGCCCCTACTCGCTCTCGAGCCTCTGGGACGAGTGA
- a CDS encoding hemerythrin domain-containing protein → MTSIRERFGADHAALQRSLDALGNASEGADASELVRVWREFEAGLRAHLEVEEAELFPLLPDRAERTALERDHERFREQLDELGLQVEVHAIRKESVDALCEALRAHAAREDAVLYRVADERGLTDGPSLLDRPHVH, encoded by the coding sequence ATGACATCGATACGCGAACGGTTCGGCGCCGACCACGCCGCCCTCCAACGGTCACTCGACGCGCTCGGCAACGCGAGCGAGGGCGCCGACGCCTCGGAGCTCGTCCGCGTCTGGCGTGAGTTCGAGGCGGGCCTGCGCGCGCACCTCGAGGTGGAAGAGGCGGAGCTCTTTCCGCTCCTTCCGGACCGAGCCGAGAGAACCGCGCTCGAGCGCGACCACGAGCGCTTCCGAGAGCAGCTCGACGAGCTCGGCTTGCAGGTGGAGGTCCACGCGATCCGGAAGGAGAGCGTCGACGCGCTCTGTGAGGCGCTCCGCGCGCACGCGGCCCGGGAAGACGCCGTCCTCTATCGCGTCGCCGACGAGCGCGGGCTCACGGACGGGCCCTCCCTCCTCGACCGGCCGCACGTCCACTGA
- the trxA gene encoding thioredoxin, with the protein MIRPCPGCGAKNRLPEARLDGAARCPKCKTALLPLAAPVALSSGADFDALIRDSPLPVLVDFWAAWCGPCRAVAPELERLASERAGRVVVAKVDTEALPDVAGRFGIRGIPTMVLFRGGSEAARVSGAMPADAIAAQLGLA; encoded by the coding sequence ATGATCCGTCCGTGCCCTGGTTGCGGCGCCAAGAACCGCCTCCCCGAAGCGCGCCTCGACGGCGCCGCCCGTTGCCCGAAGTGCAAGACCGCGCTCTTGCCGCTCGCGGCGCCCGTGGCGCTGTCGTCCGGCGCAGACTTCGACGCGCTGATCCGCGACTCGCCGCTGCCCGTGCTCGTCGACTTCTGGGCCGCCTGGTGCGGACCGTGTCGCGCCGTGGCGCCCGAGCTGGAGCGGCTCGCGAGCGAGCGCGCCGGACGCGTCGTCGTGGCCAAGGTCGACACCGAGGCGCTGCCCGACGTCGCCGGCCGCTTCGGCATCCGCGGCATCCCGACCATGGTGCTCTTCCGCGGCGGGTCGGAGGCTGCGCGCGTCAGCGGCGCGATGCCGGCCGACGCCATCGCTGCGCAGCTCGGTCTTGCGTAG
- a CDS encoding tetratricopeptide repeat protein yields MMSRLLVCLSIFAVACGSNESDAPPTPPPAEPSVEPAAQTAAQGTAEQGTAAQGTEAPETTPAAEGASTPAIGALVRRGRVHFRERRFAEAAAEFDRALARNPGDGALSCETGWAFHHAGDDDKARRLLQHGTRLLASRSDQTRAYGACLYNLGRMAEDAGQADAAARLYGSSLRARPNRVVQQRLDALEVEASAERPLYGTVEDAIETSEGLDGVDPRDLEAYYIQDLESVTAELPARAPVLEVATVSYGDGGAWRCRYWRLTARVEAGWVTPVELGDACGATESDGYDDGSFTVRSMAWIEGAPSPTVAVHVVNSYQRCEYGEEDGDEDTCTSSSDEALRVYRYGGRALEPLFELPLVHREREDDDVTSAYASEHELLPDGQILVRATEGSPPPWMLGTHSVDELTTAAERHAATSH; encoded by the coding sequence ATGATGTCGCGCCTCCTCGTCTGCCTGTCGATCTTCGCCGTCGCCTGCGGCTCGAACGAGTCGGACGCGCCGCCCACACCGCCGCCCGCCGAGCCATCCGTCGAGCCAGCCGCCCAGACGGCCGCGCAGGGAACGGCCGAGCAGGGAACGGCCGCGCAGGGAACGGAGGCGCCGGAAACGACCCCAGCCGCCGAAGGCGCGTCGACGCCCGCGATCGGCGCGCTCGTGCGGCGCGGCCGGGTGCACTTCCGGGAGCGGCGCTTCGCGGAGGCGGCGGCGGAGTTCGACCGCGCGCTGGCCCGCAACCCCGGCGACGGAGCGCTCTCGTGCGAGACGGGCTGGGCCTTCCACCACGCGGGCGACGACGACAAGGCGCGCCGGCTGCTCCAGCACGGGACCCGGCTGCTCGCGTCACGGAGCGATCAGACCCGCGCCTACGGGGCGTGCCTCTACAACCTGGGCCGCATGGCCGAAGACGCGGGGCAGGCCGACGCCGCGGCGCGCCTCTACGGCAGCTCGCTGCGCGCGCGGCCCAACCGGGTCGTGCAGCAGCGCCTCGACGCGCTCGAGGTGGAGGCCTCCGCCGAGCGACCTCTGTACGGCACGGTCGAAGACGCGATCGAGACGAGCGAGGGGCTCGACGGCGTCGACCCGCGCGATCTCGAGGCCTACTACATCCAGGATCTCGAGTCGGTCACGGCGGAGCTCCCGGCGCGCGCGCCCGTGCTCGAGGTGGCGACCGTCTCGTACGGCGACGGCGGCGCGTGGCGCTGTCGCTACTGGCGGCTGACGGCCCGGGTGGAGGCGGGCTGGGTCACCCCGGTGGAGCTGGGCGACGCGTGCGGGGCGACGGAGTCCGACGGCTACGACGACGGGTCGTTCACGGTCCGGTCGATGGCGTGGATCGAGGGCGCGCCCTCCCCCACCGTCGCGGTGCACGTCGTCAACTCGTATCAGCGCTGCGAGTACGGCGAGGAGGACGGCGACGAGGACACGTGCACGTCATCCTCCGACGAGGCGCTCCGCGTGTACCGCTACGGCGGACGCGCGCTCGAGCCGCTCTTCGAGCTGCCCCTCGTCCACAGGGAGCGCGAGGACGACGACGTGACGAGCGCGTACGCCTCCGAGCACGAGCTGCTCCCGGACGGACAGATCCTCGTGCGCGCCACCGAGGGCTCTCCGCCGCCCTGGATGCTGGGCACGCACTCCGTGGACGAGCTGACCACGGCCGCGGAGCGTCACGCAGCTACGAGTCACTGA
- a CDS encoding bestrophin family ion channel, which yields MLLETRIPLRYVLKKVRRDLVFVLLICTLVELAIHYQRAILPTIPTAIPAFLGTAISLLLSFKLNQSYDRWWEARKVWGAIVNDSRTFVRQLLSFGGQHPDTVRTLGRRQIAWCYALGQSLRGLDWKVGAAELLDEDEIQQTSGHANKPLFLLQLHARDVTALADAGQLTDYQRIALDDTLTRLTDSMGKAERIRGTVFPRTYRAFLHAFIYLFITALSIALAEVEGFWQIAITTSISVPFFLLEKTASHMQDPFANRPTDTSVTAIARTIHINLAQLLGEEDVPAPLASQGFYIM from the coding sequence ATGCTCCTCGAGACCCGCATCCCCCTTCGGTACGTGTTGAAGAAGGTCCGCCGTGACCTCGTCTTCGTGCTGCTCATCTGCACCCTCGTCGAGCTCGCGATCCACTATCAGCGCGCGATCCTGCCGACCATCCCGACGGCGATCCCGGCCTTCCTCGGCACCGCCATCTCGCTCCTCTTGTCGTTCAAGCTCAACCAGAGCTACGACCGCTGGTGGGAGGCCCGGAAGGTCTGGGGCGCCATCGTCAACGACTCACGCACCTTCGTGCGCCAGCTGCTGAGCTTCGGCGGCCAGCACCCGGACACGGTGCGCACCCTCGGCCGCCGCCAGATCGCGTGGTGCTACGCGCTGGGCCAGAGCCTGCGCGGACTCGACTGGAAGGTGGGCGCGGCCGAGCTGCTCGACGAGGACGAGATCCAACAGACCTCGGGCCACGCCAACAAACCGCTCTTCCTGCTGCAGCTGCACGCGCGCGACGTCACGGCGCTCGCCGACGCCGGGCAGCTCACCGACTACCAGCGCATCGCGCTCGACGACACGCTGACCCGGCTGACGGACTCGATGGGCAAGGCGGAGCGCATCCGCGGCACGGTCTTCCCGAGGACGTACCGCGCGTTCCTGCACGCCTTCATCTACCTCTTCATCACCGCGCTCTCGATCGCGCTCGCCGAGGTCGAGGGCTTCTGGCAGATCGCGATCACGACCTCGATCTCGGTCCCGTTCTTCCTCCTGGAGAAGACCGCGAGCCACATGCAGGACCCGTTCGCCAACCGCCCGACCGACACCTCGGTCACCGCGATCGCGCGCACCATCCACATCAACCTCGCGCAGCTCCTCGGCGAAGAGGACGTGCCCGCGCCGCTCGCGAGCCAGGGCTTCTACATCATGTGA
- a CDS encoding cytochrome c-type biogenesis protein CcmH, whose translation MRTPLTALVPALLVSLIAVTATAQQGAPSTDWGAATRARQIEKSTLSPFCPGKTLYDCPSPAAAEWRADIQRWVREGASATEVRARLQARRPDFDLEGATGAGPIGALVAAFTFGALLLLGWRMRRAPRDEATASDDEATDDASDGELERALDRELARFDEA comes from the coding sequence GTGCGAACACCTCTCACGGCCCTCGTCCCCGCGCTGTTGGTCAGCCTGATCGCCGTGACCGCGACCGCGCAGCAGGGGGCTCCCTCGACGGACTGGGGAGCAGCGACGCGTGCGCGCCAGATCGAGAAGTCCACGCTCAGTCCCTTCTGCCCCGGCAAGACGCTCTATGACTGCCCCAGCCCCGCGGCAGCGGAGTGGCGGGCGGACATCCAGCGCTGGGTGCGCGAAGGCGCGAGCGCGACCGAGGTCCGCGCGCGTCTCCAGGCGCGACGACCGGACTTCGACCTGGAGGGCGCGACCGGCGCGGGCCCCATCGGTGCGTTGGTGGCCGCGTTCACGTTCGGAGCGCTGCTCCTGCTCGGCTGGCGGATGCGGCGAGCGCCCCGAGACGAGGCCACGGCGAGCGACGACGAGGCCACGGATGACGCGAGCGACGGGGAGCTGGAGCGAGCCCTCGACCGGGAGCTCGCGCGCTTCGACGAAGCCTGA